In Rhodococcus qingshengii JCM 15477, the sequence CTGACGGCCCTTCGCGGCGCGGATGCCGAGAAGCTCTCGTTGATCGACACCGTCACCGCCCCGTTCAAGAATCCGATCGTGCTCGCGGGCGCTGCGGGGTTGATCGTCGCGTTGATCGGTTGGGTACCGCCCCGGCCGCTGATGCAGCCTTTCGAATTGATCGGCGCGACGTCCGTACCCGGTGCGCTGTTGGCATTCGGGCTCTCGCTCTACGGCGTGCGGGTGCTGGAGAAGGGCTCGAGTCCACGCCGCGACGTCGCGCTGGCATCGACGCTCAAGATCGTGGTCCAACCTGTGCTGGCCTATCTGATGGCGCATTTCCTCCTCGGCATCGACGGTCATCAGTTGTTCGCCATCGTGGTCGTCTCGACGTTGCCGACGGCGCAGAACGTCTTCATCTATGCAAGCCGCTATCGGCGCGGAATGGTCCTCGCCCGAGACAGTGCCTTTGTCACCACTTTGGCGTCAATTCCCGCAATTGCGCTGGTCACAGCGCTACTCGCTTGAGCAGGGTTACGGTGGATTCATGCGTGTACTAACCCTCGCCGTTCTGGCCTGCCTTGCT encodes:
- a CDS encoding AEC family transporter, whose protein sequence is MSGVVAGFTVIFVVIAVGYLLGRLGTLGSQGQFVLGRLVFFVATPALLFTTLASSDLSVIFSPTLAVASATAFAVGALYVVVAKIWLNRPLPELTIGALSASYVNSANLGIPIAVFVLGDATFVAPLLLFQIVVYSPIALTILDLTALRGADAEKLSLIDTVTAPFKNPIVLAGAAGLIVALIGWVPPRPLMQPFELIGATSVPGALLAFGLSLYGVRVLEKGSSPRRDVALASTLKIVVQPVLAYLMAHFLLGIDGHQLFAIVVVSTLPTAQNVFIYASRYRRGMVLARDSAFVTTLASIPAIALVTALLA